A region of the Gopherus flavomarginatus isolate rGopFla2 chromosome 3, rGopFla2.mat.asm, whole genome shotgun sequence genome:
GAGGAGACAAAGAGGTCATCATTGGAGGAGACATTTGTTCAGGATAGAACTCGGTCCCAGGCGATTCAATTCCTGGTTCtactttgattgttttctttaatgTGGGCTTCTCATAAGATTCAATTACAGGcactagagggggaaaaaataaaatatatagagtGTTATGTGAGTTAAAAGGAAAGACAAAATCTGTACAAAACCGCCCAAACTAACAACATGATATCTTGCATCAAGACTCGTATTAGAATACAAGACTTTTCAATTTTCAGTCTATCTCGTGAGGAATTAGAATGCAACACAAGTCTATTCTTATGTGTACCAGTTCAAATCTAGATTACTTTTATTTATATCAATAGATTAATATGGGTATCAATGAGAGCAAAATTTGATCCAGTAAGACTAGAGGAAAATATTCACACAGTAAAGTCTAGGCATTGTATGTTTTAGAAGAAGATAAAAGAATATGTCTCCTTTTTTCATTTCccttcaaaatattttgacttaTCCTAAAAAACTCATGGATACACAGTTATTTTTCCAGATCTGACTAGCAAAAAAGGAGTAGTGACCCTAATTGCTTTGCTGGAAGAAAAtgtgtcatgtcccctctcttccccccagcaactgagcaaaacaaaaacaccccaaaCCACAACACATCAAAGCAAACTAAAAAGACAAAACAACTCCTCCCCCTATAGCCAGCTGAATGGAGTGGAGGAacacctccccatccccccaaaaaacaaccccaaaccaCTGAATGGCACAGCAGTACAGCAAGCCCACAGAAGTTGGCACCCAGGGCAACTGCGCTGCATAAAAGATCACTGGTCCCGCATAGAAGAGAAACATAGCACAACAGCACCCACCTGGCATGCTACTTGGATTTTCCAACTCTTCTGGAAGAACAGTAGACACCATTATAGGTTGCTGGAGATGTGGAGCATACATAAAAGGAACAGGCTGGACCACAAGTGGCTGTATAATTGGAAGTATTCCAGGGCTCCTAAGTCCAGGACGTGAAAGAGCAGCCATTACTGGAGGGATTGTTAATGGCATGGAAAAAGGTTGAACTCCTGGGGGAGGTGGCGGGGTGAATTTTTTCATAGGTGGgctgggtgaggacaaagttaaTCCAGGTGAGGCTCTTCTATGTACAGTCTGAAATttcagaggagaaggagaactTCCAGCTGAATGTGGTGAGCTTCGTTTATTCACTGTAAGGTCAACTGGCTCCATTTGGATTCCATTAgatagtccttctgggggttgATAGAATTTATTGTGCAACATATTTGGGGTAGGATAAATGACACTGTATTTGTTTGGCTTCATTTGGTCCATGTAACTGGACTGGTATGACTGTgacaagagggggaaaaaaaaaaaaggatgagaaTTGATACAGAAGCCATAACCATaggggaaaaaacataaaaatctagcACTGTTACTAATGGCTGATCAagtgaaggaaaataaaaaagatgCAGACATGGCATTTTTATGTACTCCTTTCTCTGAGAGAATGTACAAGATTTCTCACAAGGGAAATGATTCAATTTCTGATTCACTAATCACTTGGAAAGCAGTACACAATACATGATGAAACAGGGA
Encoded here:
- the KLF3 gene encoding Krueppel-like factor 3; amino-acid sequence: MLMFDPVPIKQEAMEPISVSYQSSYMDQMKPNKYSVIYPTPNMLHNKFYQPPEGLSNGIQMEPVDLTVNKRSSPHSAGSSPSPLKFQTVHRRASPGLTLSSPSPPMKKFTPPPPPGVQPFSMPLTIPPVMAALSRPGLRSPGILPIIQPLVVQPVPFMYAPHLQQPIMVSTVLPEELENPSSMPVPVIESYEKPTLKKTIKVEPGIESPGTEFYPEQMSPPMMTSLSPQQIMLQENHPSVIVQPGKRPLPVESPDTQRKRRIHRCDYEGCNKVYTKSSHLKAHRRTHTGEKPYKCTWEGCTWKFARSDELTRHFRKHTGIKPFQCPDCDRSFSRSDHLALHRKRHMLV